GCGGAAATCCGCTCGAAATCCCCAGCAGCAGCGCGGCGAGCTGGCGCGGCTTCACATAGGGCAGCATGACCTCGCCAATGCTGCGCTTGCGCGCCTCCACCCCTGCTTCCAATCCCCCGCGTCGCTCATCCAAATCCTCCCTAGGTCGGGCGACCCTAGCGACAAATTCGACGCTGCAAAGCCCGGCGAAGGATTGTGCGCGGCGGGCTGGAACAGGCGCAGGGCGGATGAATGCGCTTAGGGCTTTTCCTTCGGTCAGCGCCTCGCAAATGTCGATCGCGGCGATCAGGTCACGCTGCTTGTACGGCTTCGTCAGGCAGCCAAGACCGACCGCCTCGATCTCGTCGGGATTGCGGCCCGTGACGATCAGAACGGGGATATTCTCGGCGCAGGCGGCATGGGCGACATCCGCGCCGCTCCCATCGCTCAGGCCCAGATCGACCGGCACGATATCCGGCTTGTCCGGCGCAATGATGTACCCAATCGCCTCGCCTACCGATCGTTCTTGGCAACGACGGTAAAGCCTTCTTCCGACAGGAAATGTTCGGTGTCGAACGCCACCAGCGGCTCGTCCTCGACGATCAACACCCGAACGATCCGCCGCTTCTTCTTCCCGAACACGCTGCACCCACCCGAATGTTACGGTTGCCAAACGCATTGAACGCTTTCGGGTTCGTCCGCGCACACTAGAATTTTGCACCCCGGCCCAACCCGCTGTATCGCGTGCCAATGTCCCCCTCATCCACCAATGAACCTGAACGGCAACCAGCCAAATCCGGTGAGCGTATCGCCAAGCTGCTCGCCCGTGCCGGAATCGCGTCACGCCGCGAAATCGAACGCATGATCGCTGATGGCCGCATCGCGCTCGACGGTCGGGTCCTGACCACCCGCGCAACCATGCTGACCTCGCTCCCATAGCGTCACCGTCGATGGCAGCCCGGTTTGCCGCCCCCACCCCCCCACGCCTGTTCCCGCTTCCACAAGCCCGCCGGGCTGCTCACCACCGAACGCGACCCCGCCGGTCGCCCGACCATCTACAGCAAGCTGCCCAGGGGTTCCCCGGCTGATGCCGGTCGGCCCCGCCTCGATTCTCGCGACCGAGGGGCTCTGTTGCTATTGACCACCGATGGCGAGCTCAAGCGCTAGCTCGAACTCCCGCAACCGGGGTCGAGCGCAGCTATCGCGCTCGCGCCTATAGCCAGGTCAGCCAGGAGCAGCTGGAAGAGCTGATGTTGGGTGTCGAGATCGACGGCGTCCGCTGTGGCTCGATCAACGCCAATCTCGAACGCCGCACCGGCGCGAATGTGTGGATCGGTTGACCCTGACCTAGGGCAAGAACCGCGAAGTCCGCCGCGTCCTCGAACATCTCGGAGCTCAAGGTCAGTAGCCTGATCCGCACCCGCTACGGCCCCTTCCACCTCGGCAACATGCCCATCGGAGAGTGGACGAGATTCGCCAGCATGATCTGGTGGTGTTCCGCAACACGCTGACCGGACCCGACGGCGGCAAGGCGGCGTCCAGACCTGCAATTGTCGGGCAAGCCCAAGGCGGTGGACGCCGACCCAGAGGAAACGCCCGCTGCACCCACTGCCGCGCTCCCGACCAACCCGCCGAACGCCGCAAGATCGTCGCGCAGGCCCCCGCCAACGCTCGGGAGCCCGAGGCTTATAAACCCGCGCGTCCACAGCGCTCCGCAGCGGAAAAGAAAGGTCCCGAGAGTTCGGCGTGGCCCAGCGCCGCCGTCATCAGGCCAGGACCCAACGTCAATCAGCCCCGCCCCGTTCGGCGACGGCCAAGGGAAGGGCAGCGCCGACAACGGCCCGATGCAGCTGCAAGGTGCTCCACGGCCCCCGCGCCCGGACTCCTCCGGTCAGGGCCGCTCCCCCGAGGGAAGCCGTTCAACAAAACGCCCGCCGCGCGTCACGCCCAACATGACGACGACGCCGGCCCGTTGCTCGACCGGCCCAAGCGCGCCTACCGCCCCAATGACCGCCGCCCCGGTGCGGCTCCCGGCAACCGCCCGCCCGCGCCGGCAGGGGCGGACCGCCCAGAAGCCCCGCGCGGTACGCCCGCGCCCGGCAAGCAAGGCCCGCGCAAATGAGGATCATCGCCGGCACCTGGCGCGGCCGCCCGCTGGTCGCGCCCAAGGGCGACACCACCCGCCCCACCATAAGGCCGCACGCGTGGGAAGCTGTTTATCGATGCTCACCAGCCGCGTCGGCAGTTTCCAGGGGCTGGCCGTATCCGACCTGTTCGCCGGTTCGGTGCACTTGGCCTCGAGGCCCTGTCACGCGGTGCCGCGTCGTGCCTGTTCGTCGAACGGGACTGCGCCGCGCTCGACGCGCTGCGCACCAATGCCGAAAGCTCGGCATCCGTCCCGTTATCCGCGCCAGCTCGGTAATGGGGCTCGGCCCCGCACCCAAGCCGCTCGACCTGATCATGATGGACCCGCCCTATGGCACCGGCGCGGGATCTGTCGCGCTCGACAAGCTCGCCCGCCTCGGCTGGACCGGTCCCGCCACCTGGATCAGCATCGAAACCGCCAAGGCCGAAAGTGTCGACGTCGCCGGTTTCATCACCGATACGGAGCGGGTTCACGGCAAGGCCAAGCTGACGATCTTGCGGCCCGCCTAGGCTTTCGAGCGCATCGCCACCAGTGCCACAAGGCTCACCGCCGCAGCCCTGCTCAGATACCAGCCCACCGGGGCGAGCCCGTAGCTCATCGCCAGCTTCTGCGCGATCACCGGGGTCAGCCCGCCGCCGATCACTCCCGCCACGTTGAACGCCATTGACACGCCGGTATAGCGCACCCGCGCGGGAAACAGGTCGGTCAGCCATGCGCTGAGCGGCCCATAGACAAACCCCATCAGGAACAGGATCCCCGACAGGAACACCAGCACCCCGGCAATTCCGCCCGCCATCAGCGGCGCCATCACGAACCCCGCGCCGACCACCGCGACGCACCCGCCCGCAAGCACGCGGCGCGGGTCGAGCTTCGCGTCGGCCAGCCACGCGGCGAGATAGATGCCCAGCGCCATGAACAGGATCGCGACCAGCTGGCACCCCAGGAACGTCTGCATTGAATAGCCCAGCGTCTTGGTCCCCCAGCCGAGCAGGAACGCCGTCGCAACGTAATAGGCCGCAAAGCACGCGATCGCCTCCACCGTGCCCGCCAGCAACGTCGCGCCATGCTTTTCGATCAACTCGCCCAGCGGCACCCGCGGCGGCGGCGCTTCGGCGAGGCACGCCTTGAACTCGGGCGTCTCGCCCAGCTTGAGGCGCACCCACAGCCCGACCAGCACCAGTGCCGCCGACAGCGCAAACGGAATGCGCCAGCCCCATTCGGCGAACTGCGCCGGAGTCATCCAGCTCAACAGCAGCAGAAACAGCCCATTCGCGGCGATGAACCCAGCCGGCGTGCCCATCTGCGTGCGCACAGCCATAGCGTGCGCGCCAGCCCGGCGGCGCATTCTCCACCGCCAGCAACGCCGCCCCGCCCCATTCGCCACCCAGGCTGAACCCCTGCCCGAAGCGCAGCACGCACAAGGCCGGCGGCGCGACGACCCCTGCGGTCGCATAGGTCGGCAGGAACGCCACCAATGTCGTGGAAAGCCCCATCGTCAGCAGTGACGCGACCAGGGTCGCCTTGCGCCCGATCCGGTCGCCATAATGGCCAAACACCGCTGCACCCAATGGCCGCGCGAAAACGCCACGCCCAATGTCGCGAAGCTCAGCATCTGCTGAACCCCGGCATCGCTCTTGGGAAAGAAGATCTGCCCGAACACCAGCGCCGCGGCGGTCGCGTAGATATAGAAATCGTAGAACTCGATCCCCGTCCCCACGAAACTCGCCCACAGCGCGCGCCGTCGCCGCGTCCGGTCAGCGTCCATCCGTCCCCTCCCAAATTCAGCGCCCCCGGCGCCGCTTATTCTTCGCGTCCTCAAAGCATGTGGTGCGCGTCACCTGCACCACCTTGCCGTCCTTGTCCTTGATCTCGTTCCGCCCCTCGACGCACGGCTTTTGCTCAGGCTGCTGCTCCTGAAACCCGCCCGTGCGCCACCCGACATACAGCCCCACCAGCGCCAATGCCGCGATCAGCACCAGCCTGCGTCTGTCGAACCGCTTGCGATATTTCTCGAACATCGCGCATCCCTGCCTCACCTCCGCGCCGCCCGGCAACTCCCCACGCAATCGCGCTTGCCCCGATTCGCTCCGTTCCCTACCTGTTCGCAATGTCCGTACCCCAGCCTTCCGCCGACGATCCCCCTATCTGCGTGGCCTCAACGCGCCGCAGCGTGAAGCGGTGCTCACCGTCGACGGCCCCGTCCTCGTCCTCGCCGGCGCCGGCACGGGTACCGCCGCGCTCACCGCGCGCCTCGCCCACCTGCTCTGGACCCGCCGCGCCTATCCGTCGGAGATCCTGTCGGTCACCTTCACGAACAAGGCCGCGCGCGGATGCGGGAGCGCGTCCGCCACCATGTCGGCGACGCGGTCGAGGGGATGCCCTGGCTCAGGCACCTTTCACGCGATCGGCGCGAAGATGCTGCGCCGCCACGCCGAGCTGGTCGGGCTTGCAGAGCAACCTCACCATCCTCGACACCGACGACCAGCTGCGCCTGCTCAAGCAGCTCATCGTCGCCAACGACCTCGACGAAAAGCGCTGGCCCGCGGCGCCAGCTCGGCGGCCTGATCGACGGGTGGAAGAACAAGGGCCTGACCCCGACATGCTCGACGCGGGCGAGTCCGAGCATTTCGCCAACGGCGAAGGGCCAGTCGCTCTACCAGCAGTACCAGGACCGCCTGCGCGCGCTCAACGCCTGCGATTTCGGCGACCTGCTGCTCCACATGCTCACCATCCTGCGCACCCACCGCGACGTTGCAGCAATACCAACAGCGCTTCCGCTGCATCACGGTGGACGAGTATCAGGACACCAACAGCGTCCAGTATCTCTGGCTCC
The genomic region above belongs to Sphingomonas sp. J315 and contains:
- a CDS encoding UvrD-helicase domain-containing protein encodes the protein MLTVDGPVLVLAGAGTGTAALTARLAHLLWTRRAYPSEILSVTFTNKAARGCGSASATMSATRSRGCPGSGTFHAIGAKMLRRHAELVGLAEQPHHPRHRRPAAPAQAAHRRQRPRRKALARGASSAA
- a CDS encoding S4 domain-containing protein; this encodes MSPSSTNEPERQPAKSGERIAKLLARAGIASRREIERMIADGRIALDGRVLTTRATMLTSLP